Proteins encoded together in one Roseibacterium elongatum DSM 19469 window:
- a CDS encoding NADPH-dependent 2,4-dienoyl-CoA reductase encodes MADTLYPHMLAPLDLGFVTLRNRVLMGSMHTGLEETRDWPRVAAFFAERARGGAALIVTGGMAPNKEGGVFPGAAGLFGDQDIANHRLVTDAVHEAGGLIAMQILHAGRYAYSPDCVGPSAIKSPISPFPPKELDEDGIEKQIADIVTAAVRAREAGYDGVEIMGSEGYFLNQFLVTHTNKRTDRWGGSYENRMRLPVEVVRRAREAVGPEFIIIYRLSMIDLVPGGSTHDEVVQLAKAVEVAGATILNTGIGWHEARIPTIATSVPRKGFAWVTRKLMGKVGIPIITSNRINMPDVAEEVLAEGCADMVSMARPFLADADFVAKAAAGRADEIAPCIACNQACLDHTFSGKLTSCLVNPRACHETELRLDPTDTPKRIAIVGAGAAGVAAALTAAERGHKVTLFDKADRVGGQLNMAREIPGKEEFHGLVHWFETMIDRRGVDLRLSTAPAVADLADFDEVIVATGVNPRDPGIAGQDGPNVVSYIDVLAGKAPVGRRVAIIGAGGIGFDVAEYLVEGDESPTEHPDLWRKEWGVADPETHRGGLAPEGPQPAPPARDVVLLQRKPEKPGKRLGKTTGWIHRASLKMKNVKMLSGVNYERIDADGLHISFGGDHADPTLIEVDTIVLCAGQVVERSLADALGAAGIACHVIGGADVAAELDAKRAIDQGTRLAAAL; translated from the coding sequence ATGGCCGATACGCTTTATCCACACATGCTCGCCCCCCTCGACCTTGGGTTTGTGACCCTCAGGAACCGAGTGCTCATGGGGTCCATGCACACGGGTTTGGAAGAAACGAGGGATTGGCCGCGCGTGGCGGCGTTTTTTGCCGAGCGGGCCCGTGGCGGCGCCGCCTTGATCGTGACCGGTGGTATGGCCCCGAACAAGGAAGGCGGCGTTTTTCCGGGGGCCGCGGGTTTGTTCGGCGATCAGGACATCGCAAACCATCGCCTCGTGACCGATGCCGTCCACGAGGCCGGCGGCCTGATCGCGATGCAGATTCTGCATGCGGGGCGCTATGCCTATTCGCCCGATTGCGTGGGCCCCAGCGCGATCAAATCGCCGATCTCGCCCTTCCCGCCCAAGGAACTCGACGAAGACGGAATCGAGAAACAGATCGCCGATATCGTCACGGCCGCCGTCCGCGCCCGCGAGGCCGGCTATGACGGGGTCGAGATCATGGGCTCCGAGGGGTATTTCCTGAACCAGTTCCTCGTCACCCATACCAACAAGCGCACCGACCGTTGGGGCGGCTCTTACGAGAACCGCATGCGCCTGCCGGTCGAGGTGGTGCGCCGCGCGCGCGAGGCCGTGGGGCCGGAATTCATCATCATCTATCGCCTGTCGATGATAGACCTTGTCCCCGGCGGCTCTACCCATGACGAGGTGGTGCAACTGGCCAAAGCCGTTGAAGTCGCTGGCGCCACGATCCTGAACACCGGCATCGGCTGGCACGAGGCGCGTATCCCCACCATTGCCACCAGCGTCCCGCGCAAGGGGTTTGCCTGGGTCACCAGGAAACTGATGGGCAAGGTGGGTATTCCGATCATCACCTCGAACCGCATCAACATGCCCGACGTCGCCGAAGAGGTTCTGGCCGAGGGCTGCGCCGACATGGTGTCGATGGCGCGCCCGTTTCTGGCGGACGCCGATTTCGTGGCCAAGGCCGCGGCAGGCCGCGCGGACGAGATCGCACCCTGCATCGCCTGCAACCAGGCCTGTCTCGACCATACGTTCTCGGGCAAGCTGACATCGTGCCTCGTCAACCCGCGGGCGTGCCACGAAACCGAACTGCGCCTTGATCCCACCGATACGCCCAAGCGCATTGCCATCGTTGGGGCCGGTGCGGCCGGGGTGGCCGCGGCCCTGACGGCCGCCGAGCGCGGGCACAAGGTGACCCTGTTCGACAAGGCCGATCGTGTCGGCGGGCAACTGAACATGGCCCGCGAAATCCCCGGCAAGGAAGAATTTCACGGGCTGGTGCACTGGTTCGAAACCATGATCGACCGGCGCGGTGTCGATCTGCGTCTGTCGACAGCGCCTGCAGTGGCTGACCTTGCTGATTTCGACGAGGTGATCGTGGCAACCGGCGTCAACCCGCGCGATCCCGGTATCGCAGGTCAGGACGGGCCGAATGTTGTGTCCTATATCGACGTTCTGGCCGGCAAGGCCCCGGTCGGACGGCGGGTGGCCATCATCGGGGCGGGTGGCATCGGCTTCGATGTGGCCGAATACCTTGTGGAGGGCGACGAAAGCCCGACCGAACACCCAGACCTTTGGCGCAAGGAATGGGGTGTGGCCGACCCGGAGACCCATCGCGGCGGATTGGCCCCCGAAGGCCCACAACCCGCCCCGCCAGCCCGTGATGTGGTGCTGTTGCAGCGCAAACCGGAAAAGCCCGGAAAGCGGTTGGGAAAGACGACAGGCTGGATCCATCGCGCCAGCCTCAAGATGAAGAACGTCAAGATGCTGTCGGGCGTGAATTACGAAAGGATCGATGCGGACGGCCTTCACATCAGCTTTGGCGGCGATCATGCCGATCCGACGCTGATCGAGGTCGACACGATTGTCTTATGTGCGGGGCAGGTCGTCGAACGCAGCCTTGCCGACGCGCTCGGGGCCGCTGGCATCGCTTGTCACGTCATCGGCGGCGCGGATGTCGCGGCCGAACTGGATGCCAAACGCGCCATCGACCAAGGCACACGCTTGGCCGCCGCATTGTAG
- a CDS encoding DUF6478 family protein codes for MGEEKAGLFGRFRPADPLTRWQRAMAAPSALSTSALSEMNSSMRAMRDRLDTLAAKARTELLSRVSPDDVPGGPEQCDWAMRPAPWRVEMRPRGLVSVASPMELPGAVKLFHDAAHADLSIRQDRVPHWIEGALFGLVLEVYQFDGSFVSLVQDLPQAAIDGLTLAHVITVDIRVEREHPVEVYARLNIQHGPNTETMVRQLDIRDGAGRAEFDLAYSKVNEKRIEKAWLDLIIEGPEMTRIALWDMTVSRAPRADL; via the coding sequence GTTGACACGGTGGCAGCGGGCGATGGCCGCGCCCTCGGCTTTGTCCACCTCGGCCTTGAGCGAGATGAATTCATCCATGCGCGCAATGCGCGATCGTCTGGACACCCTTGCGGCAAAGGCGCGGACCGAGTTGTTGTCGCGGGTCAGCCCCGACGATGTGCCCGGCGGGCCCGAGCAGTGCGACTGGGCCATGCGCCCCGCGCCGTGGCGCGTCGAGATGCGTCCGCGTGGTCTTGTCTCGGTCGCCTCGCCGATGGAACTGCCCGGTGCGGTCAAGCTGTTTCATGATGCCGCCCATGCCGATCTGAGCATTCGGCAGGATCGCGTTCCGCATTGGATCGAAGGCGCGCTTTTCGGTCTGGTGCTCGAGGTCTATCAGTTCGACGGATCGTTCGTGTCGCTGGTGCAGGATTTGCCGCAGGCCGCCATCGACGGTTTGACACTGGCCCATGTCATCACCGTCGATATCCGGGTCGAGCGCGAGCATCCGGTCGAGGTCTATGCCCGCCTGAACATCCAGCATGGCCCAAATACCGAAACGATGGTGCGCCAACTCGATATCCGTGATGGCGCCGGACGGGCCGAGTTCGACCTTGCCTATTCCAAGGTGAATGAAAAACGGATCGAGAAGGCTTGGCTGGATCTCATTATCGAAGGGCCGGAAATGACGCGCATCGCCCTGTGGGACATGACCGTGTCCCGCGCGCCGCGCGCGGATCTGTAA